Proteins from a genomic interval of Streptomyces fodineus:
- a CDS encoding cytochrome P450: MPQASLLRQITDFANRANPYPLYEELRRTPVLHEADGPYVISSYYDIEALLHDPRISSDAAKMTATGDDELSEPETTGLPPSFIRLDPPEHDRLRRIANSSFGPPHRPTRIDSMRGELAQIVTDLIDGFGDARQIDVVDGCAYPFPVTVICRLLGVPREDEPRFRAWVDPIVAGLDPDTRTSAESERVAQEARLQLGMYLNGLVEQRVKEPRDDMLSDLVNSRGPDGAMTTMEVLTTAVLLLIAGHETTVNLITNGMLTLLRHPEYLQRLRQDPILSVKIVEELLRYEPPVQLLPQRTCITDIEVRGVTIPKGSRIWLVLAAGNRDPERFKDPDRFDPDREDLQHLGFGSGIHSCFGAPLARLEAQIALSELARRLENPRLVEDPPPYRPNAVLRGPRHLNVDFDGLNP; the protein is encoded by the coding sequence ATGCCGCAAGCCTCGCTGTTGCGCCAGATCACCGACTTCGCGAACCGCGCCAACCCGTACCCGCTCTACGAGGAGCTCCGCAGGACACCGGTGCTCCACGAGGCGGACGGCCCCTATGTCATCAGCTCCTACTACGACATCGAGGCCCTGCTCCACGACCCGCGGATCAGTTCCGACGCGGCCAAGATGACCGCCACGGGCGACGACGAGCTGTCCGAACCGGAGACGACGGGGCTGCCGCCGAGCTTCATCCGGCTCGACCCGCCGGAACACGACCGTCTGCGGCGGATCGCCAACAGCTCCTTCGGTCCCCCGCACCGGCCCACCCGTATCGACTCCATGCGGGGCGAACTCGCGCAGATCGTCACCGACTTGATCGACGGGTTCGGGGACGCACGGCAGATCGACGTGGTCGACGGTTGCGCCTACCCGTTCCCGGTGACGGTGATCTGCCGGCTGCTCGGCGTGCCCCGCGAGGACGAGCCCCGCTTCCGGGCCTGGGTCGACCCGATCGTGGCCGGACTGGACCCGGACACCCGCACGAGCGCCGAGTCCGAGCGGGTCGCACAGGAGGCACGGCTGCAGCTCGGCATGTACCTGAACGGGCTGGTGGAGCAGCGCGTCAAGGAGCCGCGCGACGACATGCTCTCCGACCTGGTGAACAGCCGCGGCCCGGACGGCGCCATGACCACCATGGAGGTGCTCACCACCGCCGTGCTGCTGCTGATCGCCGGGCATGAGACGACCGTCAACCTGATCACCAACGGCATGCTGACCCTGCTGCGCCACCCGGAGTATCTCCAGCGGCTGCGGCAGGATCCGATCCTGTCGGTGAAGATCGTGGAGGAGCTGCTGCGCTACGAGCCGCCGGTGCAGCTCCTGCCGCAGCGCACCTGTATCACCGACATCGAGGTGCGCGGGGTCACCATTCCCAAGGGCTCGCGCATCTGGCTGGTGCTGGCCGCGGGGAACCGGGACCCGGAGCGGTTCAAGGACCCCGACCGCTTCGACCCGGACCGCGAGGACCTCCAGCACCTCGGCTTCGGCAGCGGCATCCACAGCTGCTTCGGCGCCCCGCTCGCCCGGCTGGAGGCCCAGATCGCGCTGTCCGAACTGGCCCGGCGGCTGGAGAATCCCCGACTGGTCGAGGATCCGCCGCCGTACCGGCCGAACGCGGTGCTGCGCGGTCCCAGGCACCTGAACGTCGACTTCGACGGCCTGAATCCCTGA